TCTAAAGCCGCTTTGACCAATCCCGCGAAAAGGGGGTGGGGACGGTTGGGGCGCGACTTGAATTCGGGGTGGAATTGAGTGGCAATGAAATAGGGGTGATCACTGACCTCGACGATTTCCACCAACCGGTAATCGGGAGAAACCCCGCTGAAGACCATTCCGCGCTGAGATAAAGTCTCACGATATTCGTTATTGACTTCATAACGATGGCGATGGCGTTCATCGATCACCGAATCGCCATAAAGACGATGGGCTAAAGTCTTACTGGTTATGCGGCAAGGGTAGGCGCCAAGGCGCATCGTTCCGCCTTTGTCTGAAATATCTATTTGATCGGGCAGCAAGTGAATGACAGGGTAAGGGGTATTAGGATCAACTTCTTCCGTATGAGCGCCTTCTAGCCCACAAACGTTACGGGCATACTCGATAACCGCCATCTGCAAGCCAAAACAAAGTCCCAAGAATGGAAGTTTTGTTTCGCGGGCGTATTGGATGGCTCGAATCTTACCTTCAACTCCGCGCGCGCCAAATCCGGGAGCCACAACTAGCGCATCCGCACCATTAAGAAGTGTAGCAGGCTCATTTTCTTCAATCTCATCGGATTCAATCCAACGAATATTAACATGAGCATTCGATGCAATTCCGCCATGCTTAAGAGCTTCGGCGATGCTGATGTAGGCGTCGCCGTTATCCGTATACTTTCCAACGATGGCAATCGTGACCTCATTCTGAGGATGCTTAATGGTGTCGACCAATTTGCGCCATTCGGATAAGTCATGCTTAGGAGCGCCTAAACTTAATCGCTCGCAGACTAAATCGCCCAAACCGGCGTCCTCGAACAACACTGGCACTTCGTAAATGGTCTCGCAATCAAGCGACTCGATAACGGCTGCGCGGTCTACGTCGGTGAAAAGCGAGATTTTATCTTTAACATCGTCCCCAAGAGGAATTTTAGTTCGGCATATCAACACATCGGGACGGATGCCAATTTCGCGAAGGTTAATAACACTGTGCTGGGTGGGCTTGGTTTTGACTTCATTCCATGGGCCAACCGAGGGGATGAGGGTGACGTGAATATACATCACGTTGTCGCTTCCCACATCCTTTTTAAACTGGCGAATGGCTTCTAAGAACGGTAAGCCTTCGATGTCGCCGACGGTTCCGCCGATTTCCGCCATCACCACATCCGCATTCGATTCACGCCCAACTCGGACGATGCGCTCTTTGATTTCATTGGTGATGTGGGGAATCACCTGGACCGTTGCGCCCAGATACTCACCGCGGCGCTCTTTTTCGATCACAGATTTATAAATTGCGCCAGTAGTGACGTTTGAGTGGCGGGTGCAGAAGACATCAACAAATCGTTCGTAATGCCCGAGGTCGAGATCGGTTTCGGCTCCATCTTCCGTAACGAACACTTCACCGTGTTGGTACGGATTCATGGTTCCGGCATCTACGTTAATATAGGGGTCAATTTTTACGGGAGCAATTTTAAAGCCCCGGTTCCGGAGCAGTCTACCAATACTTGCGGCTGCAATTCCTTTTCCAATTGAACTTACAACACCGCCCGTAACAAAAATATATTTGGTCAATGTGAGGACACCTCCGGGTTTATAAGTATACCCCGTCCCGCCCTTTCATACCACCAGACGATTCATGATTTGAAAGATTTTTAGGACAAATATAACCCCGGAGATGTTCAGCAAATAGAGTCCGTATGCTAGGTACTACTCGGCTTTAACACTCTGGCAGCATCCTTTTGAGGAAGTGGTGCCAAAGCGCTCTAATAATGATTTCATGGGACAGGCATTGGTGAATCCTGATTGGAATAGGTTTAACCCTACGAAAGCCGTGAACGCGAGCCACCATGGGTTGACCCAATGGCCCAATGCTACGCTCGTCAATACAAATGTTCCCGCTATAAGTCGAAGCCATCGTTCAGTAGTCATTTCTATCTCCTATTGTTATAATTATTTGCTAATGATATTTCTAGATTACTTTACGTAGTAAGGGGTACTTTTTGTCCCTTTCGCATCATGTAGTACAAGACTGGAACAGCCAGTCGTGAGAGAAGGGTTGAGGCGACTTCACCGGCCATTAGTGAGATCGCCAGACCTTGAAAGATCGGGTCGAAGAGGATTACAAATGAGCCAACAAAAACGGCTGCGGCCGTTAAGAGCATTGGGCGGAAACGGGTTGCGCCCGCGTCAATCACAGCTTGATCGAGCGGCATGCCCTGTTTCAATCGCAGTTCGATGAAATCCACCAGGATAATCGAGTTGCGCACGATAATACCTGCACCTGCGATGAATCCAATCATTGAGGTCGCGGTAAAGAAAGCTCCCATTAGCGCATGAGCAGGCAGGATGCCGACAAGTGTCAGCGGAATGGGCGCCATGATAACGAGAGGGGTCTTGTAGTCTTGGAACCACGCCACCACTAATATGTATATAAGAATCAGCACTGCCGCAAATGCGATGCCTAGGTCGCGGAAGACCTCATAACTGATAAACCACTCGCCGTCCCATTTCACCTGCAATTTATCAGTGGTGAAAGGCACGTGGGTGGTGAGGGTTTCAAGCTTATAGCCTTCTGGCAGCTTCACTTTGCCAACCGCGCGGTTCATTTGAAGAATCGCATAAACCGGACTTTCCTGGCGCCCCGTGACATCTCCGGTGATATACACAACCGGCAGTAGGTTCTTATGATAAATTGCTTTATCGGTGGCGACAGGAATGGTTTTTACAAGCTCACTGACAGGAATCAAATGACCATCACGCGCCGCCACTCGAAGCTCGCCAAGACGGTCGAGACCGCTTCTCTCAGCACGAGGGAGGCGAACAGTAATCGGCACGTCTTCACTTGATAATGGGTCATGGGCAAGACCTACTTGTGAACCTGAAAGAGCCGTTTGCAGCGTTCGGTTCAGAGTCTCCGTATCCACTCCTGAGGAAGCTGCCTTTTCTTTATCTACAACAAACTGATAGGTCGTCTGGTCATCGTCCATATACCAATCAACATCGGTAACGCCATTAGTGGTTTGGAAGATTTCTTTCACTTGCCTTGCCACTTCTGTGCGTCGGGTTTCGGAAGGGCCGTAGATTTCGGCAACCAGTGTTTGAAGGACAGGAGGTCCAGGGGGAACCTCGGCGATTTTTACGCGTATTCCCCACTGCTTGGA
This genomic stretch from bacterium harbors:
- a CDS encoding DUF2892 domain-containing protein, which translates into the protein MTTERWLRLIAGTFVLTSVALGHWVNPWWLAFTAFVGLNLFQSGFTNACPMKSLLERFGTTSSKGCCQSVKAE
- a CDS encoding CTP synthase, with amino-acid sequence MTKYIFVTGGVVSSIGKGIAAASIGRLLRNRGFKIAPVKIDPYINVDAGTMNPYQHGEVFVTEDGAETDLDLGHYERFVDVFCTRHSNVTTGAIYKSVIEKERRGEYLGATVQVIPHITNEIKERIVRVGRESNADVVMAEIGGTVGDIEGLPFLEAIRQFKKDVGSDNVMYIHVTLIPSVGPWNEVKTKPTQHSVINLREIGIRPDVLICRTKIPLGDDVKDKISLFTDVDRAAVIESLDCETIYEVPVLFEDAGLGDLVCERLSLGAPKHDLSEWRKLVDTIKHPQNEVTIAIVGKYTDNGDAYISIAEALKHGGIASNAHVNIRWIESDEIEENEPATLLNGADALVVAPGFGARGVEGKIRAIQYARETKLPFLGLCFGLQMAVIEYARNVCGLEGAHTEEVDPNTPYPVIHLLPDQIDISDKGGTMRLGAYPCRITSKTLAHRLYGDSVIDERHRHRYEVNNEYRETLSQRGMVFSGVSPDYRLVEIVEVSDHPYFIATQFHPEFKSRPNRPHPLFAGLVKAALDRCKKEAVAVTQVTDSTVVTTK